One genomic window of Globicephala melas chromosome 8, mGloMel1.2, whole genome shotgun sequence includes the following:
- the HMBS gene encoding porphobilinogen deaminase isoform X1 encodes MSGNGDAAATAEENSSKMRVIRVGTRKSQLARIQTDSVVATLKALYPGLQFEIIAMSTTGDKILDTALSKIGEKSLFTKELEHALERNEVDLVVHSLKDLPTVLPPGFTIGAICKRESPYDAVVFHPKFVGKTLETLPEKSVVGTSSLRRAAQLQRKFPHLEFKSIRGNLNTRLRKLDELQEFSAIILAAAGLQRMGWQNRVGQILHPEECMYAVGQGALGVEVRAKDQDILDLVGVLHDPETLLRCIAERAFLRHLEGGCSVPVAVHTAMKDGQLYLTGGVWSLNGADSMQETMQATIHVPAQHEDGPEDDPQLVGITARNIPRRAQLAAESLGISLATLLLNKGAKNILDVARQLNDAH; translated from the exons ATGTCTGGTAACGGCGACGCGGCCGCAACGGCG GaagaaaacagctcaaagatgAGAGTGATTCGCGTGGGTACCCGCAAGAGCCAG CTGGCCCGCATACAGACGGATAGTGTGGTGGCAACGCTGAAAGCCTTATACCCAGGCCTGCAGTTTGAAATCA TTGCTATGTCCACCACAGGAGACAAGATTCTTGATACTGCTCTCTCTAAG ATTGGAGAGAAGAGCCTGTTTACCAAGGAGCTGGAACACGCGCTGGAGAGGAATGA AGTGGACCTGGTTGTTCACTCCTTGAAGGACCTGCCCACGGTGCTTCCTCCTGGCTTCACCATTGGAGCCATCTGCAA GCGGGAGAGCCCCTATGATGCTGTGGTCTTTCACCCAAAATTTGTTGGGAAGACCCTAGAAACCTTGCCAGAGAAGAG CGTGGTGGGAACTAGCTCCCTGCGGAGAGCGGCCCAGCTGCAGAGAAAGTTCCCACATTTGGAGTTCAAGAGTATT CGGGGAAACCTCAACACACGGCTTCGGAAGCTGGATGAGCTGCAGGAGTTCAGTGCCATCATCCTGGCCGCAGCTGGCCTGCAGCGCATGGGCTGGCAGAACCGGGTGGGGCAG ATCCTGCACCCTGAGGAGTGCATGTATGCTGTGGGTCAG GGGGCTCTGGGAGTGGAAGTTCGAGCCAAGGACCAGGACATCTTGGATCTGGTGGGTGTGTTGCATGATCCTGAGACTTTGCTTCGCTGCATTGCTGAACGGGCCTTCCTGAGGCACCTG GAAGGAGGCTGCAGTGTGCCAGTGGCAGTGCATACAGCTATGAAGGATGGGCAA CTATACCTGACTGGAGGAGTCTGGAGTCTGAATGGCGCAGATAGCATGCAAGAGACGATGCAGGCCACCATCCATGTCCCTGCCCAG CATGAAGATGGCCCTGAGGATGATCCACAGCTGGTGGGCATCACTGCCCGGAACATTCCACGACGAGCCCAGCTGGCTGCTGAGAGCCTGGGCATCAGCCTGGCCACCTTGTTGCtgaacaaaggagccaagaacatcTTGGATGTTGCACGGCAGCTCAATGATGCCCACTAA
- the HMBS gene encoding porphobilinogen deaminase isoform X4: MSGNGDAAATAEENSSKMRVIRVGTRKSQVSLARIQTDSVVATLKALYPGLQFEIIAMSTTGDKILDTALSKIGEKSLFTKELEHALERNEVDLVVHSLKDLPTVLPPGFTIGAICKRESPYDAVVFHPKFVGKTLETLPEKSVVGTSSLRRAAQLQRKFPHLEFKSIRGNLNTRLRKLDELQEFSAIILAAAGLQRMGWQNRVGQILHPEECMYAVGQGALGVEVRAKDQDILDLVGVLHDPETLLRCIAERAFLRHLEGGCSVPVAVHTAMKDGQLYLTGGVWSLNGADSMQETMQATIHVPAQHEDGPEDDPQLVGITARNIPRRAQLAAESLGISLATLLLNKGAKNILDVARQLNDAH, translated from the exons ATGTCTGGTAACGGCGACGCGGCCGCAACGGCG GaagaaaacagctcaaagatgAGAGTGATTCGCGTGGGTACCCGCAAGAGCCAGGTGAGT CTGGCCCGCATACAGACGGATAGTGTGGTGGCAACGCTGAAAGCCTTATACCCAGGCCTGCAGTTTGAAATCA TTGCTATGTCCACCACAGGAGACAAGATTCTTGATACTGCTCTCTCTAAG ATTGGAGAGAAGAGCCTGTTTACCAAGGAGCTGGAACACGCGCTGGAGAGGAATGA AGTGGACCTGGTTGTTCACTCCTTGAAGGACCTGCCCACGGTGCTTCCTCCTGGCTTCACCATTGGAGCCATCTGCAA GCGGGAGAGCCCCTATGATGCTGTGGTCTTTCACCCAAAATTTGTTGGGAAGACCCTAGAAACCTTGCCAGAGAAGAG CGTGGTGGGAACTAGCTCCCTGCGGAGAGCGGCCCAGCTGCAGAGAAAGTTCCCACATTTGGAGTTCAAGAGTATT CGGGGAAACCTCAACACACGGCTTCGGAAGCTGGATGAGCTGCAGGAGTTCAGTGCCATCATCCTGGCCGCAGCTGGCCTGCAGCGCATGGGCTGGCAGAACCGGGTGGGGCAG ATCCTGCACCCTGAGGAGTGCATGTATGCTGTGGGTCAG GGGGCTCTGGGAGTGGAAGTTCGAGCCAAGGACCAGGACATCTTGGATCTGGTGGGTGTGTTGCATGATCCTGAGACTTTGCTTCGCTGCATTGCTGAACGGGCCTTCCTGAGGCACCTG GAAGGAGGCTGCAGTGTGCCAGTGGCAGTGCATACAGCTATGAAGGATGGGCAA CTATACCTGACTGGAGGAGTCTGGAGTCTGAATGGCGCAGATAGCATGCAAGAGACGATGCAGGCCACCATCCATGTCCCTGCCCAG CATGAAGATGGCCCTGAGGATGATCCACAGCTGGTGGGCATCACTGCCCGGAACATTCCACGACGAGCCCAGCTGGCTGCTGAGAGCCTGGGCATCAGCCTGGCCACCTTGTTGCtgaacaaaggagccaagaacatcTTGGATGTTGCACGGCAGCTCAATGATGCCCACTAA
- the HMBS gene encoding porphobilinogen deaminase isoform X2: protein MRVIRVGTRKSQVSLARIQTDSVVATLKALYPGLQFEIIAMSTTGDKILDTALSKIGEKSLFTKELEHALERNEVDLVVHSLKDLPTVLPPGFTIGAICKRESPYDAVVFHPKFVGKTLETLPEKSVVGTSSLRRAAQLQRKFPHLEFKSIRGNLNTRLRKLDELQEFSAIILAAAGLQRMGWQNRVGQILHPEECMYAVGQGALGVEVRAKDQDILDLVGVLHDPETLLRCIAERAFLRHLEGGCSVPVAVHTAMKDGQLYLTGGVWSLNGADSMQETMQATIHVPAQHEDGPEDDPQLVGITARNIPRRAQLAAESLGISLATLLLNKGAKNILDVARQLNDAH, encoded by the exons atgAGAGTGATTCGCGTGGGTACCCGCAAGAGCCAGGTGAGT CTGGCCCGCATACAGACGGATAGTGTGGTGGCAACGCTGAAAGCCTTATACCCAGGCCTGCAGTTTGAAATCA TTGCTATGTCCACCACAGGAGACAAGATTCTTGATACTGCTCTCTCTAAG ATTGGAGAGAAGAGCCTGTTTACCAAGGAGCTGGAACACGCGCTGGAGAGGAATGA AGTGGACCTGGTTGTTCACTCCTTGAAGGACCTGCCCACGGTGCTTCCTCCTGGCTTCACCATTGGAGCCATCTGCAA GCGGGAGAGCCCCTATGATGCTGTGGTCTTTCACCCAAAATTTGTTGGGAAGACCCTAGAAACCTTGCCAGAGAAGAG CGTGGTGGGAACTAGCTCCCTGCGGAGAGCGGCCCAGCTGCAGAGAAAGTTCCCACATTTGGAGTTCAAGAGTATT CGGGGAAACCTCAACACACGGCTTCGGAAGCTGGATGAGCTGCAGGAGTTCAGTGCCATCATCCTGGCCGCAGCTGGCCTGCAGCGCATGGGCTGGCAGAACCGGGTGGGGCAG ATCCTGCACCCTGAGGAGTGCATGTATGCTGTGGGTCAG GGGGCTCTGGGAGTGGAAGTTCGAGCCAAGGACCAGGACATCTTGGATCTGGTGGGTGTGTTGCATGATCCTGAGACTTTGCTTCGCTGCATTGCTGAACGGGCCTTCCTGAGGCACCTG GAAGGAGGCTGCAGTGTGCCAGTGGCAGTGCATACAGCTATGAAGGATGGGCAA CTATACCTGACTGGAGGAGTCTGGAGTCTGAATGGCGCAGATAGCATGCAAGAGACGATGCAGGCCACCATCCATGTCCCTGCCCAG CATGAAGATGGCCCTGAGGATGATCCACAGCTGGTGGGCATCACTGCCCGGAACATTCCACGACGAGCCCAGCTGGCTGCTGAGAGCCTGGGCATCAGCCTGGCCACCTTGTTGCtgaacaaaggagccaagaacatcTTGGATGTTGCACGGCAGCTCAATGATGCCCACTAA
- the HMBS gene encoding porphobilinogen deaminase isoform X3 → MRVIRVGTRKSQLARIQTDSVVATLKALYPGLQFEIIAMSTTGDKILDTALSKIGEKSLFTKELEHALERNEVDLVVHSLKDLPTVLPPGFTIGAICKRESPYDAVVFHPKFVGKTLETLPEKSVVGTSSLRRAAQLQRKFPHLEFKSIRGNLNTRLRKLDELQEFSAIILAAAGLQRMGWQNRVGQILHPEECMYAVGQGALGVEVRAKDQDILDLVGVLHDPETLLRCIAERAFLRHLEGGCSVPVAVHTAMKDGQLYLTGGVWSLNGADSMQETMQATIHVPAQHEDGPEDDPQLVGITARNIPRRAQLAAESLGISLATLLLNKGAKNILDVARQLNDAH, encoded by the exons atgAGAGTGATTCGCGTGGGTACCCGCAAGAGCCAG CTGGCCCGCATACAGACGGATAGTGTGGTGGCAACGCTGAAAGCCTTATACCCAGGCCTGCAGTTTGAAATCA TTGCTATGTCCACCACAGGAGACAAGATTCTTGATACTGCTCTCTCTAAG ATTGGAGAGAAGAGCCTGTTTACCAAGGAGCTGGAACACGCGCTGGAGAGGAATGA AGTGGACCTGGTTGTTCACTCCTTGAAGGACCTGCCCACGGTGCTTCCTCCTGGCTTCACCATTGGAGCCATCTGCAA GCGGGAGAGCCCCTATGATGCTGTGGTCTTTCACCCAAAATTTGTTGGGAAGACCCTAGAAACCTTGCCAGAGAAGAG CGTGGTGGGAACTAGCTCCCTGCGGAGAGCGGCCCAGCTGCAGAGAAAGTTCCCACATTTGGAGTTCAAGAGTATT CGGGGAAACCTCAACACACGGCTTCGGAAGCTGGATGAGCTGCAGGAGTTCAGTGCCATCATCCTGGCCGCAGCTGGCCTGCAGCGCATGGGCTGGCAGAACCGGGTGGGGCAG ATCCTGCACCCTGAGGAGTGCATGTATGCTGTGGGTCAG GGGGCTCTGGGAGTGGAAGTTCGAGCCAAGGACCAGGACATCTTGGATCTGGTGGGTGTGTTGCATGATCCTGAGACTTTGCTTCGCTGCATTGCTGAACGGGCCTTCCTGAGGCACCTG GAAGGAGGCTGCAGTGTGCCAGTGGCAGTGCATACAGCTATGAAGGATGGGCAA CTATACCTGACTGGAGGAGTCTGGAGTCTGAATGGCGCAGATAGCATGCAAGAGACGATGCAGGCCACCATCCATGTCCCTGCCCAG CATGAAGATGGCCCTGAGGATGATCCACAGCTGGTGGGCATCACTGCCCGGAACATTCCACGACGAGCCCAGCTGGCTGCTGAGAGCCTGGGCATCAGCCTGGCCACCTTGTTGCtgaacaaaggagccaagaacatcTTGGATGTTGCACGGCAGCTCAATGATGCCCACTAA